A region from the Plutella xylostella chromosome 8, ilPluXylo3.1, whole genome shotgun sequence genome encodes:
- the LOC105388810 gene encoding myosin heavy chain, muscle isoform X24 → MPKAVVQEGEDPDPTPYLFVSLEQKRIDQSKPYDGKKACWVPDDKEGFLQGEIKATKGDLVTVVLPGGETKDFKKDLVGQVNPPKYEKAEDMSNLTYLNDASVLYNLKQRYYHKLIYTYSGLFCVAINPYKRFPVYTFRCAKLYRGKRRSEVPPHIFAISDGAYVNMLTNHENQSMLITGESGAGKTENTKKVIAYFATVGASQKKDPNAEKKGSLEDQVVQTNPVLEAFGNAKTVRNDNSSRFGKFIRIHFGPSGKLAGADIETYLLEKARVISQQALERSYHIFYQMMSGSVPGLKELCMLSNDVYDYHIIAQGKTTIPNVDDGEECTLTDQAFDILGFTQEEKNDVYKITASVMHMGGMKFKQRGREEQAEADGMEEGERVAKLLGVDCQDLYKNLLKPRIKVGNEFVTQGRNITQVTNSVGALCKGVFDRLFKWLVKKCNETLDTKQKRQHFIGVLDIAGFEIFDFNGFEQLCINFTNEKLQQFFNHHMFVLEQEEYKREGINWTFIDFGMDLLACIDLIEKPMGILSILEEESMFPKATDATFVEKLNNNHLGKSAPYLKPKPPKPGCQAAHFAIGHYAGNVGYNISGWLEKNKDPLNDTVVDQFKKGQNKLLIEIFADHPGQSGDAAAAKGGRGKKGGGFATVSSAYKEQLNNLMTTLRSTQPHFVRCIIPNELKQPGLIDSHLVMHQLTCNGVLEGIRICRKGFPNRMVYPDFKLRYKILNPAGVDKESDPKKIAQVILEATGLDPESYRIGHTKVFFRAGVLGQMEELRDDRLSKIMSWMQAYIRGYLSRKEFKKIQEQRLALQVVQRNLRKYLQLRTWPWWKLWQKVKPLLNVSRVEDELAKLEEKAAKAQEAFEKEEKLRKELEVLNAKLLEEKTALLSNLEGGGRELQDTQERAAKLQAQKNDLESQLRDTQDRLTQEEDARNQLFQNKKKLEQEVAGLKKDVEDLELAVQKSEQDKATKDHQIRNLNDEIAHQDELINKLNKEKKMQGETTQKTAEELQAAEDKVNHLNKVKQKLEQTLDELEDSLEREKKLRGDVEKQRRKVEGDLKLTQEAVADLERNKKELEQTIQRKDKEISSLTAKLEDEQSLVSKSQKQIKELQARIEELEEEVESERQARAKAEKQRADLARELEELGERLEEAGGATSAQIELNKKREAELSKLRRDLEEANIQHESTLANLRKKHNDAVAEMGEQLDQLNKLKAKAEHDRASCYSELNNTRAAVDQVAREKAAQEKMVKQLQHQLNEVSNKADEANRTLNDLDAAKKKLSIENSDLLRQLEEAESQVSQLSKIKVSLTTQLEDTKRLADEESRERATLLGKFRNLEHDLDNIREQVEEEAEGKADLQRQLSKANAEAQIWRSKYESEGVARSEELEEAKRKLQARLAEAEETIESLNQKVVALEKTKQRLATEVEDLQLEVDRATAIANAAEKKQKAFDKIIGEWKLKVDDLAAELDASQKECRNYSTELFRLKGAYEEGQEQLEAVRRENKNLADEVKDLLDQIGEGGRNIHEIEKARKRLEAEKDELQAALEEAESALEQEENKVLRAQLELSQVRQEIDRRIQEKEEEFENTRKNHQRALDSMQASLEAEAKGKAEALRMKKKLEADINELEIALDHANKANAEAQKNIKRYQAQIKDLQTALEEEQRARDDAREQLGISERRANALQNELEESRTLLEQADRARRQAEQELGDAHEQLNELSAQAASLSAAKRKLESELQTLHSDLDELLNEAKNSEEKAKKAMVDAARLADELRSEQEHAQTQEKLRKALEQQIKELQVRLDEAEANALKGGKKAIQKLEQRVRELENELDGEQRRHADAQKNLRKSERRIKELTFQAEEDRKNHERMQDLVDKLQQKIKTYKRQIEEAEEIAALNLAKFRKAQQELEEAEERADLAEQAISKFRGKGRAGSVARGVSPAPPRSRPSAFDGFGTFPPRFDLAPENDF, encoded by the exons ATGCCGAAGGCAGTGGTTCAAGAGGGCGAGGACCCCGACCCAACCCCATACCTGTTCGTGTCTCTGGAACAGAAGCGAATTGACCAGAGCAAGCCCTACGATGGCAAGAAGGCATGCTGGGTGCCCGACGACAAGGAGGGTTTCCTGCAGGGAGAGATCAAGGCCACCAAGGGAGACCTGGTGACCGTCGTGCTCCCCGGAGGCGAG ACGAAAGACTTCAAGAAAGACCTTGTGGGTCAAGTCAACCCACCTAAGTACGAGAAAGCCGAGGATATGTCCAACTTGACATACCTCAACGACGCTTCTGTGTTGTATAACCTGAAGCAGAGATATTACCATAAGCTCATCTAC ACGTACTCCGGTCTCTTCTGTGTGGCTATCAACCCCTACAAGAGATTCCCGGTGTACACCTTCCGTTGTGCCAAGCTCTACCGAGGCAAGCGTCGTTCGGAGGTGCCCCCCCACATCTTCGCCATCTCTGACGGTGCCTACGTCAACATGTTGACCAACCACGAGAACCAGTCTATGTTGATTAC CGGAGAGTCTGGTGCCGGAAAGACTGAGAACACGAAGAAGGTAATTGCGTACTTCGCCACCGTCGGTGCGTCCCAGAAGAAGGACCCCAACGCGGAGAAGAAGGGATCCCTGGAGGACCAGGTCGTCCAGACCAACCCGGTGCTTGAAGCCTTCGGTAACGCCAAGACCGTGCGTAACGACAACTCCTCCCGATTC GGTAAATTCATCCGTATCCACTTCGGCCCCTCTGGAAAACTGGCCGGAGCTGACATTGAGACCT ATCTGCTTGAGAAGGCTCGTGTCATCTCCCAGCAGGCTCTGGAACGTTCTTACCACATCTTCTACCAGATGATGTCTGGTTCCGTTCCCGGACTTAAGG AATTATGTATGCTGTCAAACGACGTTTATGACTATCACATCATTGCACAAGGAAAAACGACAATTCCTAACGTCGATGATGGTGAAGAATGTACTTTGACCGAT CAAGCCTTCGACATCCTCGGTTTCACCCAAGAGGAGAAGAACGACGTGTACAAGATCACCGCGTCCGTCATGCACATGGGAGGCATGAAGTTCAAGCAGAGGGGTCGTGAGGAGCAGGCTGAGGCCGACGGCATGGAG GAGGGAGAGCGTGTTGCTAAGCTCCTCGGTGTCGACTGCCAGGACCTGTACAAGAACCTGCTGAAGCCCCGCATCAAAGTCGGTAACGAGTTCGTGACCCAGGGTCGTAACATCACCCAGGTGACCAACTCCGTCGGTGCCCTCTGCAAGGGTGTGTTCGACCGTCTCTTCAAGTGGCTGGTCAAGAAGTGTAACGAGACTCTGGACACCAAGCAGAAGAGGCAGCACTTCATCGGTGTGCTGGATATCGCCGGTTTCGAGATCTTCGAC TTCAACGGTTTCGAGCAACTGTGCATCAACTTCACCAACGAGAAGCTGCAGCAGTTCTTTAACCACCACATGTTCGTACTTGAGCAAGAAGAGTACAAGCGCGAGGGTATCAACTGGACCTTCATCGATTTCGGAATGGACTTGCTCGCTTGTATCGATCTGATCGAGAAG CCCATGGGTATCCTCTCCATCCTTGAGGAAGAGTCTATGTTCCCGAAAGCCACTGACGCCACCTTCGTGGAGAAGTTGAACAACAACCACTTGGGCAAGTCTGCTCCTTACCTGAAGCCGAAGCCCCCCAAGCCTGGTTGCCAGGCCGCTCACTTCGCCATCGGCCATTACGCCGGTAAC GTCGGCTACAACATCTCTGGATGGCTGGAGAAGAACAAGGACCCCCTGAACGACACCGTCGTCGACCAGTTCAAGAAGGGTCAGAACAAGCTGCTGATCGAGATCTTCGCTGACCACCCTGGCCAGTCCGgagacgccgccgccgccaagG GCGGTCGTGGTAAGAAGGGAGGTGGTTTCGCCACTGTCTCCTCTGCATACAAG GAACAACTGAACAACCTGATGACCACTCTGAGATCCACCCAGCCTCACTTCGTCCGTTGTATCATCCCCAACGAGTTGAAGCAGCCTG GTCTCATCGACTCTCACCTTGTCATGCACCAGCTGACCTGTAACGGTGTGCTTGAAGGCATCCGTATTTGCCGTAAAGGTTTCCCCAACAGGATGGTGTACCCTGACTTCAAGCTCCG TTACAAGATCCTGAACCCCGCCGGCGTTGACAAAGAATCCGATCCCAAGAAAATTGCCCAAGTCATCCTTGAAGCTAcgggtctagaccctgagagcTACCGTATTGGTCACACTAAG GTGTTCTTCCGCGCCGGAGTGCTGGGTCAGATGGAGGAGCTGCGTGACGACCGTCTCTCCAAGATCATGTCCTGGATGCAGGCCTACATCCGTGGTTACCTGTCCCGTAAGGAGTTCAAGAAGATCCAGGAGCAGAG GTTGGCTCTCCAAGTTGTCCAGCGCAACTTGCGCAAGTACCTGCAGCTCCGCACCTGGCCGTGGTGGAAGTTGTGGCAGAAGGTCAAGCCTCTGCTCAACGTCTCCCGTGTCGAGGATGAGCTCGCG AAACTGGAGGAGAAGGCAGCCAAGGCGCAGGAGGCCTTCGAGAAGGAGGAGAAGCTCCGCAAGGAGCTGGAGGTGCTGAACGCCAAGCTGCTGGAGGAGAAGACGGCGCTGCTGTCCAACCTGGAGGGCGGCGGCCGCGAGCTGCAGGACACGCAGGAGCGCGCCGCCAAGCTGCAGGCTCAGAAGAACGACCTCGAGAGCCAGCTCAGG GACACCCAGGACCGCCTCACCCAGGAGGAGGACGCGCGCAACCAGCTGTTCCAGAACAAGAAGAAGCTGGAGCAGGAGGTCGCCGGCCTCAAAAAGGACGTGGAGGACCTGGAACTGGCCGTGCAGAAGTCCGAGCAGGACAAGGCCACCAAGGACCACCAGATCCGCAACCTCAACGATGAGATCGCCCACCAGGACGAGCTCATCAACAAGCTCAACAAGGAGAAGAAGATGCAGGGCGAGACCACCCAGAAGACCGCCGAGGAGCTGCAGGCCGCCGAGGACAAGGTCAACCACCTCAACAAGGTCAAGCAGAAGCTCGAGCAGACCCTGGACGAGCTCGAGGACTCCCTGGAGCGCGAGAAGAAGCTCCGCGGAGACGTCGAGAAGCAGAGGAGGAAGGTGGAGGGCGACCTCAAGCTGACGCAGGAGGCCGTCGCCGACCTGGAGCGCAACAAGAAGGAGCTCGAGCAGACCATCCAGCGCAAGGACAAGGAGATCTCCTCCCTGACCGCCAAGCTGGAGGACGAGCAGTCCCTCGTGTCCAAGTCGCAGAAGCAGATCAAGGAGCTGCAGGCGCGCATCGAGGAGCTGGAGGAGGAGGTGGAGTCGGAGCGCCAGGCGCGCGCCAAGGCCGAGAAGCAGCGCGCCGACCTGGCCCGCGAGCTGGAGGAGCTGGGCGAGCGGCTGGAGGAGGCCGGCGGTGCCACCTCGGCCCAGATCGAGCTCAACAAGAAGCGCGAGGCCGAGCTTAGCAAGCTCCGCCGCGACCTGGAGGAGGCCAACATCCAGCACGAGTCCACGCTCGCCAACCTGCGCAAGAAGCACAACGACGCCGTCGCCGAGATGGGCGAGCAGCTCGACCAGCTCAACAAGCTCAAGGCTAA GGCCGAGCATGACCGTGCGTCTTGCTACAGCGAGCTTAACAACACTCGTGCGGCCGTCGACCAGGTCGCGAGGGAGAAG GCTGCCCAAGAGAAGATGGTGAAGCAGCTGCAGCACCAGCTCAACGAGGTGTCCAACAAGGCCGACGAGGCTAACCGCACCCTCAACGACCTGGACGCCGCCAAGAAGAAGCTCTCCATCGAGAACTCCGACCTGCTGCGCCAGCTCGAGGAGGCTGAGTCCCAGGTGTCTCAGCTGTCCAAGATCAAGGTGTCGCTCACCACCCAGCTCGAGGACACCAAGAGGCTCGCCGACGAGGAATCCAGG GAGCGCGCCACGCTCCTCGGCAAGTTCCGCAACTTGGAGCACGACCTCGACAACATCCGCGAGCAAGTGGAGGAGGAGGCCGAAGGCAAGGCTGACCTGCAGCGCCAGCTCAGCAAGGCCAACGCCGAGGCCCAGATCTGGCGCTCCAAGTACGAGTCCGAGGGAGTCGCCCGCTCCGAGGAGCTGGAGGAGGCCAAGCGCAAGCTCCAGGCCCGCCTCGCCGAGGCCGAGGAGACCATCGAGTCCCTCAACCAGAAGGTCGTCGCTCTCGAGAAGACCAAGCAGCGCCTCGCCACCGAGGTCGAGGACCTGCAGCTCGAGGTCGACCGCGCCACCGCCATCGCCAACGCCGCCGAGAAGAAGCAGAAGGCCTTCGACAAGATCATCGGAGAATGGAAGCTCAAGGTCGACGACCTCGCCGCCGAGCTCGACGCCAGCCAGAAGGAGTGCCGCAACTACTCCACCGAACTGTTCCGTCTCAAGGGCGCCTACGAGGAGGGCCAGGAGCAGCTCGAGGCCGTGCGCCGCGAGAACAAGAACCTGGCCGACGAGGTCAAGGACCTGCTCGACCAGATCGGCGAGGGAGGCCGCAACATCCACGAGATCGAGAAGGCCCGCAAGCGCCTCGAGGCCGAGAAGGACGAGCTCCAGGCCGCCCTCGAGGAGGCCGAGTCCGCGCTCGAGCAGGAGGAGAACAAGGTGCTCCGCGCTCAGCTCGAGCTGTCGCAGGTGCGCCAGGAGATCGACCGCCGCATCCAGGAGAAGGAGGAGGAGTTCGAGAACACGCGCAAGAACCACCAGCGCGCCCTCGACTCCATGCAGGCTTCCCTCGAAGCCGAGGCTAAGGGCAAGGCAGAGGCCCTGCGCATGAAGAAGAAGCTCGAGGCCGACATCAACGAGCTGGAGATCGCCCTCGACCACGCCAACAAGGCCAACGCCGAGGCCCAGAAGAACATCAAGCGCTACCAGGCCCAGATCAAGGACCTGCAGACCGCGCTGGAGGAGGAGCAGCGCGCGCGCGACGACGCCCGCGAGCAGCTCGGCATCTCCGAGCGCCGCGCCAACGCGCTGCAGAACGAGCTGGAGGAGTCGCGCACGCTGCTGGAGCAGGCGGaccgcgcgcgccgccaggCCGAGCAGGAGCTGGGCGACGCGCACGAGCAGCTCAACGAGCTGTCCGCGCAGGCCGCCTCGCTGTCCGCCGCCAAGAGGAAGCTCGAGTCCGAGCTGCAGACGCTGCATTCCGACCTCGACGAGCTGCTCAACGAGGCCAAGAACTCCGAGGAGAAGGCCAAGAAGGCGATGGTGGACGCCGCGCGCCTGGCCGACGAGCTCCGTTCCGAGCAGGAGCACGCGCAGACGCAGGAGAAGCTGCGCAAGGCGCTCGAGCAGCAGATCAAGGAGCTGCAGGTGCGTCTGGACGAGGCCGAGGCCAACGCCCTCAAGGGAGGCAAGAAGGCCATCCAGAAGCTCGAACAGAGGGTGCGCGAGCTCGAGAACGAGCTTGACGGCGAACAGAGGAGACACGCCGACGCCCAGAAGAACCTGCGCAAGTCCGAGAGGCGCATCAAGGAGCTCACGTTCCAGGCCGAGGAGGACCGCAAGAACCACGAGCGCATGCAGGACCTGGTCGACAAGCTGCAGCAGAAGATCAAGACCTACAAGAGGCAGATCGAGGAGGCGGAGGAGATCGCCGCGCTCAACCTGGCCAAGTTCCGCAAGGCCCAGCAGGAGCTGGAGGAGGCGGAGGAGCGCGCCGACCTGGCCGAGCAGGCCATCAGCAAGTTCCGCGGCAAGGGCCGCGCCGGCTCCGTCGCACGAGGAGTCAGCCCCGCG CCCCCCCGCTCGCGCCCCTCTGCATTCGATGGCTTCGGCACCTTCCCACCGAGGTTCGACCTGGCGCCTGAAAACGACTTCTAA